From Homo sapiens chromosome 8 genomic scaffold, GRCh38.p14 alternate locus group ALT_REF_LOCI_1 HSCHR8_3_CTG1, one genomic window encodes:
- the DEFB4B gene encoding beta-defensin 4B precursor: protein MRVLYLLFSFLFIFLMPLPGVFGGIGDPVTCLKSGAICHPVFCPRRYKQIGTCGLPGTKCCKKP, encoded by the exons ATGAGGGTCTTGTATCTCCTCTTCTCGTTCCTCTTCATATTCCTGATGCCTCTTCCAG GTGTTTTTGGTGGTATAGGCGATCCCGTTACCTGCCTTAAGAGTGGAGCCATATGTCATCCAGTCTTTTGCCCTAGAAGGTATAAACAAATTGGCACCTGTGGTCTCCCTGGAACAAAATGCTGCAAAAAGCCATGA